Proteins from a single region of Echeneis naucrates chromosome 14, fEcheNa1.1, whole genome shotgun sequence:
- the spns3 gene encoding protein spinster homolog 3 isoform X1, with product MRPEESATSPQDRPTPRWSLSSSSGLNYGSYANSLASLAPLTVERPAISQKRAYVAIAVLCYINLLNYMERYTIASVLSNIQRFFNIHDSTAGLLQTVFIFSFLLLAPLFGYLGDRYNRKYIIIAGLNVWLVTAAGSSLVTESSFWLLVLLRALVGVGEAAYSTIAPTIIGDLFTGGQRSIMICVFYIFIPVGSGLGYIVGAGCAKLTGDWHWALRVTPILGLVGLFLLAFLCPNPTRGAAETHGEGVTGRSSYKEDVKYILKIKSYVWSSLGVTALAFLTGALAFWMPTFLSRAQVTQGIRPPCIKAPCDPTDSYIFGAVTVVTGIVGASLGSGLSRWLRNKVPNGDPLICATGMLGSVPCLFITIFVASESIAASYVFIFFGELLLSLNWAVIADILLYVVIPTRRATAEALQITFGHLLGDAISPYLIGMISDAIRKTKPETHEWSFQSLKYSLLICPCVGILGGVFFLMSSRYISEDRKAVQQLTEQTGNDGAPPQQLPAPEPPMALDKSNK from the exons ATGAGGCCAGAGGAATCAGCGACGTCCCCTCAGGACAGGCCAACACCTCGATGGAGTCTGAGCTCTAGCTCTGGACTGAACTACGGCTCATATGCAAACAGCCTTGCATCACTTGCACCCTTGACAGTGGAGAGGCCAGCTATATCACAGAAACGGGCCTACGTAGCCATTGCTGTCCTTTGCTACATCAACTTGCTCAACTACATGGAACGCTACACAATAGCAA GTGTCCTCTCCAACATTCAGAGATTCTTTAATATACATGACAGCACAGCTGGACTCCTACAAACAG TGTTCAtcttcagtttcctgctttTGGCCCCTCTCTTTGGTTACCTTGGGGATCGCTATAACCGGAAATACATCATAATTGCTGGTTTGAATGTGTGGCTAGTGACTGCAGCCGGCAGCTCTCTTGTGACTGAGTCA aGTTTCTGGCTTCTGGTGCTGTTGCGAGCGCTGGTCGGGGTTGGAGAGGCTGCTTATTCCACTATTGCCCCCACCATTATCGGTGACCTCTTTACTGGTGGCCAACGCAGCATCATGATCTGTGTCTTCTATATCTTTATTCCGGTTGGAAG TGGTCTTGGATACATAGTGGGGGCAGGTTGTGCAAAACTCACCGGGGACTGGCACTGGGCTCTCAGG GTCACTCCCATCCTGGGTCTAGTTGGACTTTTCTTGTTGGCTTTCTTATGCCCTAACCCAACCAGAGGTGCTGCAGAGACCCATGGCGAGGGAGTTACTGGGAGGAGCTCTTACAAGGAGGATGTCAAGTACATTCTGAAAAT CAAAAGTTATGTTTGGTCCTCCCTTGGAGTGACAGCTTTGGCCTTCCTGACCGGAGCCCTGGCTTTCTGGATGCCTACGTTTCTGTCCAGAGCTCAGGTTACTCAGGGAATCCGCCCGCCTTGTATCAAAGCGCCCTGTGACCCAACAGACAG TTATATCTTTGGTGCTGTGACTGTGGTGACGGGCATTGTGGGAGCAAGTCTTGGCAGTGGTTTATCCAGGTGGTTACGAAACAAGGTGCCAAATGGAGACCCACTCATCTGTGCAACAGGCATGCTGGGATCAGTCCCATGTCTCTTCATCACCATATTTGTGGCATCAGAAAGCATTGCTGCCAGTTAT gttttcattttctttgggGAATTACTGCTGTCACTGAACTGGGCTGTCATCGCAGACATACTGCTG TATGTTGTTATACCTACCAGAAGGGCCACAGCCGAGGCCCTCCAGATTACATTCGGTCATCTCCTGGGTGATGCTATCAGTCCTTACTTAATAGGAATG ATCTCTGATGCTATACGCAAAACTAAACCTGAAACCCACGAGTGGAGCTTCCAAAGCCTGAAGTACAGCCTCCTGATCTGCCCATGTGTGGGAATCCTGGGTGGGGTGTTTTTCTTAATGAGTTCCCGCTACATCAGTGAAGACAGGAAGGCAGTGCAGCAACTAACTGAACAAACTGGAAATG
- the spns3 gene encoding protein spinster homolog 3 isoform X2: MRPEESATSPQDRPTPRWSLSSSSGLNYGSYANSLASLAPLTVERPAISQKRAYVAIAVLCYINLLNYMERYTIASVLSNIQRFFNIHDSTAGLLQTVFIFSFLLLAPLFGYLGDRYNRKYIIIAGLNVWLVTAAGSSLVTESSFWLLVLLRALVGVGEAAYSTIAPTIIGDLFTGGQRSIMICVFYIFIPVGSGLGYIVGAGCAKLTGDWHWALRVTPILGLVGLFLLAFLCPNPTRGAAETHGEGVTGRSSYKEDVKYILKIKSYVWSSLGVTALAFLTGALAFWMPTFLSRAQVTQGIRPPCIKAPCDPTDSYIFGAVTVVTGIVGASLGSGLSRWLRNKVPNGDPLICATGMLGSVPCLFITIFVASESIAASYVFIFFGELLLSLNWAVIADILLKGHSRGPPDYIRSSPG; encoded by the exons ATGAGGCCAGAGGAATCAGCGACGTCCCCTCAGGACAGGCCAACACCTCGATGGAGTCTGAGCTCTAGCTCTGGACTGAACTACGGCTCATATGCAAACAGCCTTGCATCACTTGCACCCTTGACAGTGGAGAGGCCAGCTATATCACAGAAACGGGCCTACGTAGCCATTGCTGTCCTTTGCTACATCAACTTGCTCAACTACATGGAACGCTACACAATAGCAA GTGTCCTCTCCAACATTCAGAGATTCTTTAATATACATGACAGCACAGCTGGACTCCTACAAACAG TGTTCAtcttcagtttcctgctttTGGCCCCTCTCTTTGGTTACCTTGGGGATCGCTATAACCGGAAATACATCATAATTGCTGGTTTGAATGTGTGGCTAGTGACTGCAGCCGGCAGCTCTCTTGTGACTGAGTCA aGTTTCTGGCTTCTGGTGCTGTTGCGAGCGCTGGTCGGGGTTGGAGAGGCTGCTTATTCCACTATTGCCCCCACCATTATCGGTGACCTCTTTACTGGTGGCCAACGCAGCATCATGATCTGTGTCTTCTATATCTTTATTCCGGTTGGAAG TGGTCTTGGATACATAGTGGGGGCAGGTTGTGCAAAACTCACCGGGGACTGGCACTGGGCTCTCAGG GTCACTCCCATCCTGGGTCTAGTTGGACTTTTCTTGTTGGCTTTCTTATGCCCTAACCCAACCAGAGGTGCTGCAGAGACCCATGGCGAGGGAGTTACTGGGAGGAGCTCTTACAAGGAGGATGTCAAGTACATTCTGAAAAT CAAAAGTTATGTTTGGTCCTCCCTTGGAGTGACAGCTTTGGCCTTCCTGACCGGAGCCCTGGCTTTCTGGATGCCTACGTTTCTGTCCAGAGCTCAGGTTACTCAGGGAATCCGCCCGCCTTGTATCAAAGCGCCCTGTGACCCAACAGACAG TTATATCTTTGGTGCTGTGACTGTGGTGACGGGCATTGTGGGAGCAAGTCTTGGCAGTGGTTTATCCAGGTGGTTACGAAACAAGGTGCCAAATGGAGACCCACTCATCTGTGCAACAGGCATGCTGGGATCAGTCCCATGTCTCTTCATCACCATATTTGTGGCATCAGAAAGCATTGCTGCCAGTTAT gttttcattttctttgggGAATTACTGCTGTCACTGAACTGGGCTGTCATCGCAGACATACTGCTG AAGGGCCACAGCCGAGGCCCTCCAGATTACATTCGGTCATCTCCTGGGTGA